The following proteins are encoded in a genomic region of Neoarius graeffei isolate fNeoGra1 chromosome 6, fNeoGra1.pri, whole genome shotgun sequence:
- the LOC132887610 gene encoding ferritin, middle subunit-like, whose amino-acid sequence METSQIRQNYHRDCEAAVNKMVNLELYSSYTYTSMACYFTRDDVALEGFARFFSENAHEEREHAEKFVSFQNKRGGRVFLQDVKKPERDEWGSGLEAMQCALQLEKTVNQALLDLHKLSTDNGDPHLCDFLESHYLNEQVETIKKLGDHITNLTKMDAANNRMAEYLFDKHTLGGRS is encoded by the exons ATGGAGACTTCTCAGATCCGTCAGAACTACCACCGCGACTGCGAGGCCGCCGTTAACAAGATGGTGAACCTGGAGCTTTACTCCTCCTACACCTACACCTCCATG GCCTGCTACTTTACTCGCGATGACGTCGCGCTCGAGGGTTTCGCGCGTTTCTTCAGCGAGAACGCGCACGAGGAGCGCGAGCACGCGGAGAAGTTTGTGTCCTTCCAGAACAAGAGAGGCGGCCGCGTTTTCCTCCAGGACGTCAAG AAACCAGAGCGTGATGAGTGGGGCAGTGGACTGGAGGCCATGCAGTGTGCTCTGCAGCTGGAGAAGACTGTGAACCAGGCTCTGCTGGACCTGCACAAGCTCTCCACTGATAATGGAGATCCTCAT CTCTGTGACTTCCTGGAGTCTCACTACCTGAATGAGCAGGTGGAGACCATAAAAAAACTGGGTGACCACATCACCAACCTCACAAAGATGGATGCTGCCAACAACCGTATGGCTGAGTACCTGTTTGATAAACACACCCTGGGAGGAAGGAGTTAA